CGGCAAGGGCAATATGAGTAGTTACATGAGTTACTATTAATTTATCCGAATAAAGCATCATGTATGCACGTTTTGTGCCTGTCAAATCAGCCAAAAGTTCTGTATGACCATTGTAATGATGGCCGGCCATGTTTAGCGCTTTTTTGCTTATTGGAGCTGTTGTAATCGCATTTGTGAAGCCAGATTCAGTTAATTCTACAGCTTTACAGACATAGCTAAAAGCCGCTTCTCCAGACTCTTTTATATCCTTTCCTGGCTGCAAATTTTCAACTGGTCCCAGATCCAAAAGAATTCTGGATTCCCCGGATTTAAGTTTCTCTCTAAGTTCTTCTTCAGTCTTACATACTGTAAGATTATCGGAAATATTGTCCAGAACTTTTAGCTTTTCATTGTAATACGCGAGAACTTCCAGTGACCCAACAATGATGTATCCTCCAATACCGCATTTAATAAATTTGAGCACTATTTCAGGTCCTATACCTGCAGGGTCACCCATTGTTATCGCTATCAAAACTTTCGCCTCCAATTAACCGGATAATTTCATGTAACGTTTCTGAGGTCCCGAACCCTCCTGATTTTGTTATGATGATGTTCCCTTTCTCTGTCCAAGACATAACACTTCCCTCGATAATCTCTTTATCTATATTCAAAACACTTTGCTCCATTCCCTCCAATATCAACGAAGCTGTTTCCCCCCCATTGATTACCAATATAAGATTTTCAATGCTTGACAACCTTTTACCTAGATTAATCCAGAAGTTATTCATCACATTCTTGCGCTCACGGCTGAAAACAGAAAAAGTTCTGAAAGAACACTTTCTGCTATCACGAAGACAATCAATAACTTTCTCGATATTTTCTGAAACAGAATGTTCGGGATTATATTCAAGGTGCCTGATCGAAGAATCTTTATTAATCAGAAAATCCATCTGACTCATAGAGACAGGATGAAGAGAACCCGAAATAACCAAAATTCTTTTGTTGTTAAATACTCTTTCCTTCGATAATGCGTCCGCAAGCCCGGCGGAACCACACAGCATAACTCTGTTTCTTTTGCTTATTTCAGTATAAAGACGGATTATTTGCCCCAAATGCGCTTGCGTTATAGCATCAAAACTTATTATCTGGTTTTCAGCAATAACATTTCTCAACGTTCTATCTTCATAGTCATATTTCTCAAATCTTCTGAGAGAAATATGTGCAACTTTATGAGTTCTATACGCATTTATTATTTCAACAACTGATGAACTACTCACAGAGCTGAAGGGATCTTTCCCACTGGGAGTCTCTTCAACCATTTTCCCATCAACATAAAGAAAGCCATCTACGACAACCCTCTTTTGCTCCGGGTTAGCAGAGCAGAAAATGATCTTATCAACAAAATTCGTGTCGAGAAAAGCTGCGATTTCTCCACTGATATTCCCTCTAAGAGTAGAATCTATTTTTTTGTACACTTGAATCTTTGAAAAATCAGATGTGTGACCAATTAAATCTTTCAAACTACTTATGTACTTGATCATTAGCTCATATGCACTTTGTTGGTCCAGATTTCTGGAATTTGTGTTTAAAGAAATAATATTCATTGACAAATCATTGCCAACAAACGCTTTCAAATCCTCAAGCGAATTCAATACCAAGGCCTGGTTTAAAGAGGTCTTGAATTTTACTGACGTATCTAACGCCCCTGTAAGATCATCCGCAAGAACTAACAAAACAGACCCTCCTACAAAATGATGAATTTACCAAGCAAAAAAATGCCAGTCTTTTGTGTTTTCTGAAATGCGCATGAATCATATATAATTGATTCATAGCAT
This genomic interval from Kosmotoga pacifica contains the following:
- the pdxA gene encoding 4-hydroxythreonine-4-phosphate dehydrogenase PdxA → MIAITMGDPAGIGPEIVLKFIKCGIGGYIIVGSLEVLAYYNEKLKVLDNISDNLTVCKTEEELREKLKSGESRILLDLGPVENLQPGKDIKESGEAAFSYVCKAVELTESGFTNAITTAPISKKALNMAGHHYNGHTELLADLTGTKRAYMMLYSDKLIVTHVTTHIALAEVSKRVTKEEIKEAFLLTLAFLKKLKSEPKIAIACIDPHCGEEGVIGTCDKNKTFEASRELRNAGYEALGPFPSDTVFLRCLRKEFDAVIAMYHDQGHIPLKLVGFDEGINVTLGLPILRTSVDHGTAYDIVEKGVAKEKNLLEAFKLAKKLTS
- a CDS encoding four-carbon acid sugar kinase family protein, coding for MLVLADDLTGALDTSVKFKTSLNQALVLNSLEDLKAFVGNDLSMNIISLNTNSRNLDQQSAYELMIKYISSLKDLIGHTSDFSKIQVYKKIDSTLRGNISGEIAAFLDTNFVDKIIFCSANPEQKRVVVDGFLYVDGKMVEETPSGKDPFSSVSSSSVVEIINAYRTHKVAHISLRRFEKYDYEDRTLRNVIAENQIISFDAITQAHLGQIIRLYTEISKRNRVMLCGSAGLADALSKERVFNNKRILVISGSLHPVSMSQMDFLINKDSSIRHLEYNPEHSVSENIEKVIDCLRDSRKCSFRTFSVFSRERKNVMNNFWINLGKRLSSIENLILVINGGETASLILEGMEQSVLNIDKEIIEGSVMSWTEKGNIIITKSGGFGTSETLHEIIRLIGGESFDSDNNG